CCAATGCTAACCTTTTGCttgttgtatattatatattagaaaaCTGTCTGCCTGTCTGTTGTTTCTCatctatttgtatttaaaattttatgtaaatcatTAAAGACAAAACAACTACAAAATATAAACTCTTTTCAACTGCATTTGGTATTTTCATCAAGAGAGAGCATATCCTGGGACATAAAACAAgtcaacaaatataaaagaactgaaaacatacttgttctctgaccacaacagaatTAAGAACCAATTACAATAAGATATCTAGGAAAacccaaaatatttggaaattaaagacacttctagggacttccctggtggtgcagtggttaagaatctgcctgccaaaaggaataaagatgcagacacagagaatggacttgaggatacggggagggggaagggtaagctgggatgaagtgagagagtagcatggacatatatacactaccaaatgtaaaacagattgctagtgggaagcagctgcatagcacaggaagatcagctcggtgctttgtgtccacctagaggggtgggacagggagggtgggagggagacgcaagagggaggagatatggggatgtatgtatatgtatagctgattcactctgttatacagcagaaactaacacaccattgtaaagcaattatactccaataaagatgttaaaaaaaaaaaaaaaaaagaatccacctgtcaatgtagaggacatgggttcaagccctggttcaggaagatcccacatgctgcagagcaactaagcctgtgcgccacaactactgagcctgtgcgctagagctgagccacaactactgagcccgtgtgccacaactattgaaggccatgcgcctagagcccatgcttcgcaacaagagaagccaccacaatgagaagcctgtgcaccactacaaagagtagcccccactcaccgcaactagagaaagcctgagcacagcaatgaagacccaatgtagccaaaaataaataaataaataaataaatatatttattaaaaaaataataaataaaataaaaaacacttctaaataattcataaatcaaaaaataaatcacaaggaaattttaaaaatattttatactgaatgctaatgaaaatacaatatatcaaaattcCCGGGATTCAGCAAACATAATGCTTGGAAGGAAATTTTTAACTTTCgatacatatattagaaaagaagagaattaaagtaaatattaaactCGATTAATATCAGTGATGTTAAGGTTCTACTTTAAGAAGCTGGAAAAAgggcaaaataaacccaaagtaagtaggacatataaaataataaagagaaatagccaaaatagaaaacagacaaacaacagagaaaattaataaagtcaaaagctgtttctttgaaaagatccacaaacttccagttacaatgatgaaagaaaaaagaaaacatatatcaccaaaatcaggaatgaatTATCACTACAGATCatatagacattaaaaggatagtaagattatatttatgaaaaactttatgctaccaacttagatgaaatgaacaaaattcCATGACTAAACTTGAAACAAGATGAAACAGAAATTCTGAATAAccctacatttttaaaacaaattgaattCATTATCAAAGAAAACTAGAAACCCAGTTTCACCAGAGAATTCTATCAATATTTAATAAAGGAATAACACcaatcttatatttaaaaatattttttttttagaaagtagaGGAGAAGGAAATACTTCTTAACTCATTTTAGGAGGTCAGCATAAGCCTAATACCAGAACCTGAAATAAAAGTACAAACAAGCCAtgaaaccaaaaattttaaaatacttcaaaataaacaTGGGATGACAACAAAAGCATATAAAAACCGATAGGGTATGACCAAAGTGTTACTCACAACTGAGTAGGGTTATCTCAGGAATCCAAGGATGGTGCAACATTTGATAGTGTGTCATTATAATTCACTCTAGTaacaggaaaacagagaaaagtcatgtgatcatctcaataaatggcaaagaaaagcatttgatattcatcattcatttaaaaCTTAAGACAAAAATTCTTGACAAATcaaaaatagaagagaactttTTAAAGTCTATAAATTATACCTACCAGAAAATTACAGTAAATATTAAACTCAAAGGTGAAACCTCAGAAATAGAAGAATGAAGTATATTCATACAAAATAATAAGGGGAGAttccaaaatatatctttaataaataaaagttgaatatacaaaacacactcacacacaattCTATGATTTTCTACAGGAACATACAGATAGGTACATACATAGAAATAAGATTGGCAGAAAACACATCAGCCTGATAACCTCTGAGGAGAATGGTAAGGACCAGGATTGCTGGAAGCACAGGTTACAGGGTGTGGTTATAGGAGACTTTTTAGCCTTATCTACCATGTTTCTATTTGTTATAAGGAGAATGCTGCTTTCATGAATTACTAAGATAACCAACAGATAATTTTAACACCATAAATTTAaactcaacatagtattggaagtccaaaccagagcaattaggcaagaaaaagaaataaaagacatccaaattagaaaggaaagaagtaaaactgtcactatttgcagatgacatgatattatatgtaggaaaccctaaagactccaccaaaaaactgttaaactactaaacaaattcagtaaacttGTGGGGTACAATTTCAACatgcaaaaatctgttgcatttctatacactaataaagaactagcagaagaaaaattaagaaccaaccccatttacaattgcatcaaaaagaataaaatacctaggaataaatttagacctgtaaaataaataaaagacctgtCCAGTGAAAACTTAaagacattaatgaaataaactgaagatgacacagatggaaagatattaaATTATCAatgattagaagaattaatattgttaaaatgtccatatgacccaaagcaatctacagattcaatgcaatccctatcaaaatcccaatggcatttttcacagaaataaaacaaacaattctaaaatttgtatggaaccacaaaagatcccaaacagCCGAAGCAgtattgagaaagaagagcaaagcaggAGGCAAAATGCTCCCTGAtatcaaactatattacaaagctatagtaatcaaaacagaatggtattatcataaaaacagacacacaaatcaataaaacagaatagagagcccagaaataaacccatgcatataaataaatttacaacatttacaagaaaggaaagaagaatatacaatggagaaaggacagtctcttcaataaatgttgctgggataactggacagccaACATGTAAATGACACTGGactactatcttacaccatacacaaaaattaactcaaaataggttaaacacttgaatgtaagacctgaaaccataaaactcctcaaagaaaatataggcagtaagctccttaaCATCATTCTTGCCAgtgattttttggatctgacaccaaaagcaaactcaacaaaagcaaaaataaataagtgggactacatcaaactaaaaagcttctgtacagcaaaggaaaccatcaacaaaatgaaaaggtaagctGCTGAATGGAAGAAAAGGGGTTAAcgtccaaaatacataaagaactcatgcttatcaacagcagaaaaacaacctgatttttaaaatggcctCAAGATCTGAACAgatagttttccaaagaagatatctaaatagccaacaggtacatgcaaagatgctcaacatcactaatcaccagggaaatgcaaattaaaaccacaatagttatcacctcacacctgtcagaatggctattatcaaaaaagacaacaaaaaagtgttggtgagaaagtagagaaaagggaacacttgtacaccatttgtaggaatgtaaattcgtgcagtcactatggaaaacagtatgaaggttccgcaaaaaattaaaaatagaactaccatatgatccagcaattctacttctggttATGTGTCTAAAGGAAACCAAATCACTGTCTTGAAAAGATTATCTGCACCCtcacattcattgcagcattatttacaatagccaagacatggaaacaacctaagtgcccatcaataaatgaatggataaagaagatgcagtatatatatgtatatatatacgtatgtgtgtatatatatatatatatacatatatatatacacacacaatgaatactactcagccattaaaaaaaaacaagttatcttgctatttgcaacaacatggatggaccctgagggcattattaagtgaaataagacagagacagacaaatagcgtataatctcacttacatgtggaatcaaaaaaaaaaacagttcatagaaacagagaacagactgatggCTACCAGGAGTTGGGGGGTGGAGGAAATGCATGAAGGgcatcaaaaggtacaaacttctttttataaaatagtaagtcatggggatgtaatgtacagcatggtaactacaGTTAACAAAATTGTATTGTACAGTTGAAAGTCACTAAAAGAGTacatcttaaaagtcctcatgaCAAGAAGAAAATTTTCTATATATGGTGACAGATATTAATTAgattattgtgatcattttgcaatatatacaaatatcgcatcattatgttgcacacgtgaaactaatattatgttatatgtcaattatacctcaaaaaagtaaagaaataagtaaataagtaaggtCTGGGCAAAACGGTCCTTTGTGCCAGAGGTACACTGTAGATGATTAAACTAtatggtaaaaattttaaaagcactggaaatatatacaaaaactacttttttgtttttaaaggtaagTATATTACTATAGGTAAGAAGTCAACTAGTTCCTTTTAGTTCCTTTTAAGTTTGGAGACCTTAAAGTTACTCTTTGAATGCCATTTGTTACACATCCTGGAACTGAATTGCCCCCATTTAGCAAATCAGGTAAATCTGGAGGATGTCAATTTACCAAACACAACACCTGACAGCACAGCCTCTAGAGTGTGCCAACTATCTTATATAGTAGAGTGAAATAGAAActttaacagatatttttttctttctttttactcctTTTTGGAATAGAACAAATTAGTCCTAAGGCTATTTGAATTTGCCTGAATTTTCACTAGATCTGACTAGTTCAATTTAGACTTTTAGGTTAGGATTTACCCTCACTCTCAGGCAAAGAGCAGGAAAGCAGACTTTCCAGACTGAGGAAACGGcatcaacacatttattttttaataaacacctGCTGATTTGAAGGTGGTTGAGTTATTCTAGTTTACCCCCCCTGCAACTAAGCGTGGTCTAATTAATCCTCCCCTAaatgtgcgcgcgtgtgtgtgaaAACACACGAGcgaatggagaaaggaaaagtgaatAAGGAGCCCTCCTACAGCTCTACGCACCTCTGTTTCAGCGAGCTGGGGTCAATAAAGCAGAGGCACGGAGACACGGCGACAGGAGGCCAGGAGGTACCAGGGCCGCCGAGTGCGGCACTGCTGAGACCGCGAAGGGGAGGGACGGCGCGGCCTCTGCTCCTCCTCGGGTCGGGGCGGGCCCAAGAAAACCCGCCTCCCCCGTGCCGTCCTCGTCACGGCACCACAGGACAGCCATGCCGGGCCGCCTGCTGCGCGGCCTCTGGCAGCGATGGCGTCGTTACAAGTACCGCTTCGTACCCTGGATCGCGCTGAACCTAAGCCACAACCCGAGGTGAGAGGGCGGGGCGGCTCGACCAGGGCCGTTTTCCTCTAACCCAGCGACGCCATCTAGACCGCTGGTACTTGGGCTAGAGGGCCGAGGTGGGCGGAGCTTCCGGAGGGCGAAGCCTCAAGCCGGCGGAGCCAAGGCGACCCAGGGACCTGAGTGGGCGGGGCCCGAGGTGGGGAGCGCCCGAGGTGGGCGAGGCGGAGGCTGATGGAGTCCGAGTTGGGCTGGGGGCCTGAAGAGGGCGCGGGGCTTTTAGGTGGGCGGGGCCTGAGGCCTGTTTCCCGTCGTCCCCGGCGCGGCAAGGTCCGCTAGGACCCGGTCGCGCGCGGGCTTTGGCTCGAGTTCTCGTTTTTGCTTCTGCAGGGTCGGGTGCCtgggtttgggggaaaaaataggattttttttttttttttcggtacgcgggcctctcactgttgtggcctctcccgttgcggagcacaggctccggacacgcaggctcagcggccatggctcacgggcccagccgctccgcggcatgtgggatcttcccggaccggggcacgaacccgtgtcccttgcatcggcaggcggactctcaaccactgcgccaccagggacgcccagaAATAGgaacttttgaaaaagaaagaacttgtACAGTGTGAGGGTGCGTGGCCTTCTCTCCGCTAAGGCAGTTAGGAGCTTGAAGTTCCTTAGAAAAGCGAAACTGTGGTTTATTTTCACAGCTCCGTAGTTGGTATGGAGAAAACAGCGCAGCTCGGCTGTGAGGATAACAGCTTGGAGTAGCTGATGTATAAAAACGAGCAAAAAGCCAATAAAAGCATGTCGGAATATTGGATTTAGAATACGGATTCAGCGCTTGAAGAAGGGGATCTAGCTGAGTGGGTGGCGGTAGGATCATTGTTATTGCCGGCTTTAGTAAGTGGCCTGCTTGTGGTCTGGAAGAAGTCAACGTAATGCTCACTTAAATAGGCAAACGAGCTCCGTTGAAGGCTGGTTAATAACCAAAGAGCTTTCCCAGAGTTTCATACTACGGAAACGTGAATTCAGCTGCATCATTACTATCGAATTGTGAGGCGGAAATTGGTTCCTTTAAGTAAAccaagaagtaaaaataatacttaaaaattatttacggAATTAAAAAGTGATCATTAAAGAAGTAATTactgtggtggtgtgatgaattggaagattgggattgacatatatacactaatatgtataaaatagataactaataagaacctgctgtataaaaaaaatacataaaactaaattaaaaacaaaaaagaagtaattaCTCCTGGGAGAGAATGTGACGAAATATATAATGTTAACTTAAATTTGTCTTTGAAACTACACGCGTGTGAAGAGAGCCATTGCAATATGAGGATTCTCATTATGTAATAACATTCACATAATGGCTTTGGGTGTAGTGGGGAACTAGCCCTGTTTCCGCTTCTGGCTCTCCCATTTACCCGCTTTCGGACCATGGGCAAGTTCCCTAACATCTCCAAACTTGAGTTTCCTTGTCTGCAAAAATGGGGTAATGAATGTAAAGACCCAACAGAATTTGGTATGTAATGGGCCTTTCATAAGCATTAGCTGTTGTTGACTTGTGTAGGTATTGTTGGGAGTCAGGTAACTAGAACTAGACCTAAAAAACTCTTTTCTGAACTTCTAAGTTTTATGCCTTTCAAACACATGAGAATAATCTTCATACAGGCGAGTAACCCAGAAGACATAAAGACAGTCTGGCTTTTATCAGTTGAGGGTAGTGAATAGAAACTTTTCCCATTTTCAGGACCCTCCGATATGTTCCAGAGGAATCCAAAGACAAAGTTATCTCAGATGAAGAGGTCCTAGGAACATTACTGAAAGTTTTCCAGGCTCTATTTGTAAATGATTTCAGTAAACAATCAGATATCTTGACTGTGCTTCCAGAACCTGTTAAATCAAAATATCAAGACCTACTGTCAGTTCAGCATCCAGGGGTGAAACAGCTTGAATACAGACATCAACAGCAAAATACACCAGAAGAAATTCTTTATAAGACATTGGGTTTCAGTGTCACCCGAGCACCTAGCACATTGATTTCGGCTGGAAAAGGTGTCTTCATTAACAAAGGATTGGTACCAAAAGACGCGGTTGTATCTATGTATCCTGGTAATGACATAATTAGTACTTGGCCAAGAGTttcttataaaaaaatataagttCAACAAAATGCCTATCCCTGTAATCCTTAGAGTAAGGGGTTGTATTGGAAACTCTGATTTCCACAGATTTTTAAACCCTGATTTGGAAATTAACTGTTTGTAAATTATCTCATGTATTAGAAAGTATCCTGGAGTACTTGTTGgcataaatacatttttcttttaaggaagttTTTCTAATCAATGTTTAAATTTAGGAGATTATAGTATGGCCTACTTTGATAAGACTGATTACTTAGAA
The Physeter macrocephalus isolate SW-GA chromosome 8, ASM283717v5, whole genome shotgun sequence genome window above contains:
- the SETD9 gene encoding SET domain-containing protein 9: MPGRLLRGLWQRWRRYKYRFVPWIALNLSHNPRTLRYVPEESKDKVISDEEVLGTLLKVFQALFVNDFSKQSDILTVLPEPVKSKYQDLLSVQHPGVKQLEYRHQQQNTPEEILYKTLGFSVTRAPSTLISAGKGVFINKGLVPKDAVVSMYPGTVYQKYEPIFFQSIGNPFIFRCLDGVLIDGNDKGISKVVYRSCNGRDQLGPLKMSDSTWLTSEIHNPLAVGQYVNNCSNDRAANVCYQEFDVPAVFPIELKQYLPNIAYSYDKQSPLRCVILVSLRDIKQGEELFSNYYTIVS